The following are from one region of the Rissa tridactyla isolate bRisTri1 chromosome 10, bRisTri1.patW.cur.20221130, whole genome shotgun sequence genome:
- the ACAD9 gene encoding complex I assembly factor ACAD9, mitochondrial isoform X2 has translation MAAAMSGVMLRALRAALPLPAALPAARRLRTAVPRPAFAKELFLGSLRKEEVFPYPEISNEELEEINQFVGPVEKFFSEEVDSKKIDQDAKIPPETLKGLKDLGLFGMQIPEEYGGLGLSNTMYARLGEITSLDGSIAVTLAAHQAIGLKGILIAGTDEQKAKYLPRLASGEHIAAFCLTEPGSGSDAASIQTRATLSEDGKYFLLNGSKVWISNGGLANIFTVFARTEVVDKDGQLKDKITAFIVERDFGGVTHGKPEDKLGIRGSNTCEVHFENTKVPIENVIGEVGGGFKVAMNILNSGRFSMGSASAGMIKKLIEMTAEYACTRKQFNKKLSEFGLIQEKFCLMAVKAYVMESMAYLTAGMMDRPGFPDCSVEAAMVKGTNEILRLYIALTGMQYAGKILTDKIKEIKKGNVGVALGEFLNKLRDMMGRKVDYGLVGDCGVVHPSLQESGKKLEENIHYFGTTVRGLLSRFGKTIVDEQLVLKRVADIVINLYAMTAAISRASRSISIGLRNHDHEVLLTNIFCTEAYFKNNYAMAQLEKYADENLDDCIKKAAKQILEKRAYTCSHPLDRTF, from the exons ATGGCGGCGGCCATGAGCGGGGTGATGCTGCGGGCCTTGCGCGCCGCcctcccgctgcccgccgccctccccgccgcccgccgcctccgcACCGCCGTCCCCCGGCCCGCCTTCGCCAAGGAGCTCTTTCTGGGGTCGCTGCGCAAG gaagaagtttttccttatccAGAAATTAGCAATGAAGAACTAGAGGAGATCAACCAGTTTGTAGGACCTGTAGAAAAATTCTTCAGTGAAGAAG TGGACTCTAAGAAGATTGATCAAGATGCAAAAATCCCACCTGAAACTTTAAAAGGACTGAAGGACCTGGGTCTCTTTGGCATGCAGATTCCAGAGGAATATG GTGGTCTCGGTCTATCAAATACCATGTATGCACGTTTGGGAGAAATCACTTCGTTAGACGGATCTATCGCAGTCACTCTGGCAGCTCATCAGGCTATTGGGCTGAAG GGAATCCTCATTGCTGGCACTGATGAGCAGAAAGCAAAGTACCTGCCGAGACTGGCATCCGGGGAGCACATTGCAGCTTTTTGTCTCACTGAGCCTGGAAG TGGAAGTGATGCTGCGTCCATCCAGACAAGAGCAACCCTCAGTGAAGATGGGAAATACTTCCTATTAAATGGCTCCAAG GTGTGGATATCAAACGGTGGCCTTGCCaatattttcacagtatttgCTAGGACAGAGGTTGTTGATAAAGACGGGCAACTCAAAGACAAAATCACTGCCTTCATCGTAGAGCGGGATTTTGGTGGAGTCACTCATGGCAAACCTGAGGATAAGTTAGGCATTCGAGGATCCAACA cttgtgaagtacattttgaaaacacaaaagtGCCGATAGAGAATGTCATTGGAGAAGTAGGAGGGGGATTTAAG GTTGCCATGAATATCCTGAACAGTGGAAGATTTAGCATGGGCAGCGCATCTGCTGGAATGATTAAAAAATTGATAG aaatgacagCAGAGTATGCTTGTACCCGGAAGCAATTCAATAAGAAACTGAGTGAATTTGGATTAATTCAG GAGAAGTTTTGTTTGATGGCTGTGAAAGCGTACGTGATGGAGAGCATGGCTTACCTCACCGCAGGGATGATGGACAGGCCCGGCTTTCCGGACTGCTCCGTGGAGGCAGCCATGGTCAAG GGAACAAATGAAATTCTGCGATTGTATATTGCTTTGACGGGTATGCAATATGCAGGCAAAATCTTAACTGACAAAATTAA AGAAATCAAGAAAGGAAACGTGGGAGTGGCGCTGGGGGAATTTCTAAATAAATTACGGGACATGATGGGCAGAAAAGTGGATTACGGGCTAGTTGGCGACTGCGGCGTGGTGCATCCCAGCCTCCAG GAAAGTGGCAAGAAACTTGAAGAAAACATTCATTATTTTGGAACTACGGTGAGAGGCCTGCTCAGTAGGTTTGGCAAG ACAATAGTGGATGAGCAGTTGGTTCTGAAGAGAGTGGCAGATATAGTCATTAATTTATACGCGATGACCGCAGCCATTTCCAGAGCAAGCCGGTCCATCAGCATCGGGCTCAGAAACCACGACCATGAA GTGCTTCTTACAAATATCTTCTGCACAGAAGCATATTTCAAGAATAATTACGCCATGGCTCAATTAGAAAAAT ATGCAGATGAAAATCTGGATGACTGTATTAAAAAAGCTGCAAAGCAGATACTGGAAAAGAGAGCGTACACCTGCTCTCACCCCCTGGACAGGACGTTCTGA
- the ACAD9 gene encoding complex I assembly factor ACAD9, mitochondrial isoform X1: MAAAMSGVMLRALRAALPLPAALPAARRLRTAVPRPAFAKELFLGSLRKEEVFPYPEISNEELEEINQFVGPVEKFFSEEVDSKKIDQDAKIPPETLKGLKDLGLFGMQIPEEYGGLGLSNTMYARLGEITSLDGSIAVTLAAHQAIGLKGILIAGTDEQKAKYLPRLASGEHIAAFCLTEPGSGSDAASIQTRATLSEDGKYFLLNGSKVWISNGGLANIFTVFARTEVVDKDGQLKDKITAFIVERDFGGVTHGKPEDKLGIRGSNTCEVHFENTKVPIENVIGEVGGGFKVAMNILNSGRFSMGSASAGMIKKLIEMTAEYACTRKQFNKKLSEFGLIQEKFCLMAVKAYVMESMAYLTAGMMDRPGFPDCSVEAAMVKVFSSEGAWHCVSEALQVLGGLGYMKDYPYERYLRDARILLIFEGTNEILRLYIALTGMQYAGKILTDKIKEIKKGNVGVALGEFLNKLRDMMGRKVDYGLVGDCGVVHPSLQESGKKLEENIHYFGTTVRGLLSRFGKTIVDEQLVLKRVADIVINLYAMTAAISRASRSISIGLRNHDHEVLLTNIFCTEAYFKNNYAMAQLEKYADENLDDCIKKAAKQILEKRAYTCSHPLDRTF, from the exons ATGGCGGCGGCCATGAGCGGGGTGATGCTGCGGGCCTTGCGCGCCGCcctcccgctgcccgccgccctccccgccgcccgccgcctccgcACCGCCGTCCCCCGGCCCGCCTTCGCCAAGGAGCTCTTTCTGGGGTCGCTGCGCAAG gaagaagtttttccttatccAGAAATTAGCAATGAAGAACTAGAGGAGATCAACCAGTTTGTAGGACCTGTAGAAAAATTCTTCAGTGAAGAAG TGGACTCTAAGAAGATTGATCAAGATGCAAAAATCCCACCTGAAACTTTAAAAGGACTGAAGGACCTGGGTCTCTTTGGCATGCAGATTCCAGAGGAATATG GTGGTCTCGGTCTATCAAATACCATGTATGCACGTTTGGGAGAAATCACTTCGTTAGACGGATCTATCGCAGTCACTCTGGCAGCTCATCAGGCTATTGGGCTGAAG GGAATCCTCATTGCTGGCACTGATGAGCAGAAAGCAAAGTACCTGCCGAGACTGGCATCCGGGGAGCACATTGCAGCTTTTTGTCTCACTGAGCCTGGAAG TGGAAGTGATGCTGCGTCCATCCAGACAAGAGCAACCCTCAGTGAAGATGGGAAATACTTCCTATTAAATGGCTCCAAG GTGTGGATATCAAACGGTGGCCTTGCCaatattttcacagtatttgCTAGGACAGAGGTTGTTGATAAAGACGGGCAACTCAAAGACAAAATCACTGCCTTCATCGTAGAGCGGGATTTTGGTGGAGTCACTCATGGCAAACCTGAGGATAAGTTAGGCATTCGAGGATCCAACA cttgtgaagtacattttgaaaacacaaaagtGCCGATAGAGAATGTCATTGGAGAAGTAGGAGGGGGATTTAAG GTTGCCATGAATATCCTGAACAGTGGAAGATTTAGCATGGGCAGCGCATCTGCTGGAATGATTAAAAAATTGATAG aaatgacagCAGAGTATGCTTGTACCCGGAAGCAATTCAATAAGAAACTGAGTGAATTTGGATTAATTCAG GAGAAGTTTTGTTTGATGGCTGTGAAAGCGTACGTGATGGAGAGCATGGCTTACCTCACCGCAGGGATGATGGACAGGCCCGGCTTTCCGGACTGCTCCGTGGAGGCAGCCATGGTCAAG GTGTTCAGCTCTGAGGGTGCCTGGCATTGCGTGAGTGAAGCACTGCAGGTTCTCGGCGGCCTCGGCTATATGAAAGATTACCCCTACGAGCGCTACCTCAGGGACGCCAGGATACTGCTGATCTTTGAG GGAACAAATGAAATTCTGCGATTGTATATTGCTTTGACGGGTATGCAATATGCAGGCAAAATCTTAACTGACAAAATTAA AGAAATCAAGAAAGGAAACGTGGGAGTGGCGCTGGGGGAATTTCTAAATAAATTACGGGACATGATGGGCAGAAAAGTGGATTACGGGCTAGTTGGCGACTGCGGCGTGGTGCATCCCAGCCTCCAG GAAAGTGGCAAGAAACTTGAAGAAAACATTCATTATTTTGGAACTACGGTGAGAGGCCTGCTCAGTAGGTTTGGCAAG ACAATAGTGGATGAGCAGTTGGTTCTGAAGAGAGTGGCAGATATAGTCATTAATTTATACGCGATGACCGCAGCCATTTCCAGAGCAAGCCGGTCCATCAGCATCGGGCTCAGAAACCACGACCATGAA GTGCTTCTTACAAATATCTTCTGCACAGAAGCATATTTCAAGAATAATTACGCCATGGCTCAATTAGAAAAAT ATGCAGATGAAAATCTGGATGACTGTATTAAAAAAGCTGCAAAGCAGATACTGGAAAAGAGAGCGTACACCTGCTCTCACCCCCTGGACAGGACGTTCTGA